A window of Rhododendron vialii isolate Sample 1 chromosome 13a, ASM3025357v1 contains these coding sequences:
- the LOC131314111 gene encoding NDR1/HIN1-like protein 10, whose translation MENPKESPAVTSTTNCRHIGCIVMFCGLGLCIVFGVIWFSLNPRVSSPEFQISSFSVSPFNSRSPSSLFDANWKIAFLVRNPTDSDRISYDQFEVALLYHGVSILSASVSPFYQRKGDEGLVEVSMAALSDLSVDNNVVSNIYEDLKDGAVNFTVAGHVTVRVKYGFRRGRRHHMKVSCDNVMVGFCGNNGGALVGGSARCGAHIKLKFWEPL comes from the coding sequence ATGGAGAATCCGAAAGAATCGCCAGCCGTCACGAGCACAACCAACTGCCGGCACATCGGTTGCATTGTGATGTTCTGCGGGTTGGGGCTGTGCATTGTTTTCGGCGTAATATGGTTTTCTCTCAATCCAAGAGTTTCTTCGCCCGAGTTCCAAATCTCCTCTTTCTCGGTTTCTCCCTTCAACTCCCGCTCCCCATCCTCTCTCTTCGATGCCAATTGGAAAATCGCTTTTCTCGTCCGAAATCCCACCGACTCGGACCGTATCTCTTACGACCAATTTGAGGTCGCGCTTCTATACCACGGAGTTTCTATCTTATCCGCATCAGTGTCTCCTTTCTATCAACGCAAGGGAGACGAGGGGTTGGTGGAAGTGAGCATGGCCGCATTGTCTGATTTGTCTGTTGACAATAATGTCGTTAGTAACATTTACGAAGATTTGAAGGACGGGGCCGTGAATTTCACCGTGGCAGGGCATGTAACGGTTAGGGTTAAATACGGGTTTAGGAGAGGGCGGCGGCACCACATGAAGGTTTCTTGCGACAACGTGATGGTCGGATTTTGTGGCAACAACGGCGGGGCACTAGTTGGCGGGTCAGCGAGATGCGGGGCTCATATTAAGCTTAAGTTTTGGGAACCTCTATGA